Part of the bacterium genome, TATTGCATAGATTAGTTAATGGCTAATCTATCCCAAGTTTTTTAAGTCTATAAAGCAATTTTTTATAGACTTCTTCGTCTCTTCTAATCCCAACCTTTATAACCAAAACTTCAATTGTATCTTCTTTTATTTTATAGATCACTCTATAATCCTTAACCTTTAGCCTCCAATAACCTTTTAATTCACCTGACAAAGGCTTGCCATAGCTTTTAGGCTCTAAACTCAATTTTTTACCAATATCTTTAAGGATTACCCTCTGATCAGGATAGCTTATTGACTTAAAATCTTCTGAAAGGACTAACCGATGTATCTTTATTTTCCAGGTAGTATTCATCTTCTACCTTCAACCTTTTTTCAGAGCCATATCTAAATCTATATAGTCGGCCGGTGTGCTTTTTACATCCCTTTCTTTAGCCAGCCAACCTAAACCAGTATCTTCAAGCAATTCAATCAATTCTTCCATCTGATTGTATTTTTCAATTGGCACAATAACCGCTAAAGGTTTATTTCGCCTTTCTAATAGCACCTTGGATTTACTGAGAGCCTCAAGAACCTTGTCAAAGTTAGTCCTGAATTCTGATATACCTACCAATGTTGTATCTTCTTTTACCGTAAACATCTTATCACCTCCAGAATAAGTATAACATAGTTATATTAGAATGTCAAATAAATATTACAATGAACATAATGTTTAAGAATCCTGTCTTTTCAAAACTACCGGGAATGGCTAAGGCATCATAATCTTTCACTTCAACCTACGGGCAATTTTAGCCCAGCTTTCAGTAGACAAAAAGCTTTCTTTCATCTCTTTCCACATCATAACAAGTATATCATAGGGCTATGAAAAGAAAGAC contains:
- a CDS encoding type II toxin-antitoxin system Phd/YefM family antitoxin, coding for MFTVKEDTTLVGISEFRTNFDKVLEALSKSKVLLERRNKPLAVIVPIEKYNQMEELIELLEDTGLGWLAKERDVKSTPADYIDLDMALKKG
- a CDS encoding type II toxin-antitoxin system RelE/ParE family toxin, which gives rise to MNTTWKIKIHRLVLSEDFKSISYPDQRVILKDIGKKLSLEPKSYGKPLSGELKGYWRLKVKDYRVIYKIKEDTIEVLVIKVGIRRDEEVYKKLLYRLKKLGID